From Zavarzinella sp., one genomic window encodes:
- a CDS encoding enolase C-terminal domain-like protein: protein MKNTDVRIVDVHYSFATYLYRTPIKFGGVASDRVTILDVECTTENRSGVRSKGFGSMPLGNIWSFPSKVLSAEQTLQAMQGLVEKLATIYAQHSEYGHPVEITMALEHQFFEVALAYSVTHQLAEPIPRLCTLVCASPFDAALHDAYGKCYQKNCFSTYSSNWMTADLGQYLGEDFQGEYIEQYVTTKAKPQMPLYHLVGALDPLEQGDVVAPVGDGLPETLAEWIPRDGLAHLKIKLNGDDLNWDLQRIVAIDRVATIAQSARGISSWFYSLDFNERCENVEYLISLMDQLVQVAPLAYDRVQYVEQPTRRDLHNDRGNTMHAAAKRKPVVIDESLLDLETLLLAREMGYTGVALKACKGQSQSLLMAAAAKKYNMFLCVQDLTCPGASLIHSASIAAHIPAVSAIEANSRQFVPAANKPWLEKFPGIFHITSGTMDTSVLDGIGLGAVPPSQVG, encoded by the coding sequence ATGAAAAATACTGATGTCCGTATTGTCGACGTGCACTATTCTTTTGCCACCTATCTGTACCGCACACCAATCAAGTTCGGTGGGGTGGCATCAGATCGCGTTACAATTCTCGATGTTGAGTGTACCACGGAAAATCGCAGTGGGGTGCGTTCCAAAGGGTTTGGTTCGATGCCTTTGGGAAACATCTGGTCGTTTCCCAGCAAAGTGCTGTCTGCAGAACAGACACTTCAGGCAATGCAGGGATTGGTAGAAAAACTTGCCACGATCTATGCACAGCATTCAGAATATGGTCATCCTGTCGAAATCACGATGGCTTTGGAACACCAGTTTTTTGAAGTCGCACTGGCCTATTCCGTGACTCATCAATTGGCCGAACCAATTCCAAGGTTATGCACCCTGGTGTGTGCCAGCCCATTCGATGCGGCACTGCACGATGCCTATGGGAAGTGCTACCAGAAAAATTGTTTTTCTACTTATTCATCCAACTGGATGACTGCGGACCTGGGCCAATACCTTGGGGAAGATTTTCAGGGAGAATATATTGAGCAGTATGTCACCACGAAAGCAAAGCCTCAAATGCCTCTCTACCACCTGGTAGGTGCATTAGATCCGCTGGAACAGGGCGATGTAGTGGCGCCCGTGGGCGATGGATTGCCAGAAACGCTTGCAGAATGGATTCCCAGAGATGGTTTAGCCCACTTGAAAATTAAGCTGAATGGAGACGACCTGAACTGGGATCTCCAACGAATCGTGGCGATTGATCGCGTTGCCACGATTGCACAATCTGCACGTGGGATCTCTAGCTGGTTTTATTCGCTCGATTTTAATGAGCGGTGCGAAAATGTGGAATATTTGATTTCATTAATGGATCAACTGGTTCAAGTGGCACCGCTGGCTTACGACAGGGTTCAGTACGTAGAACAGCCCACACGACGGGATCTGCATAACGATCGTGGCAATACTATGCACGCTGCAGCCAAGCGGAAACCGGTCGTCATTGATGAATCGTTGCTTGACCTGGAAACGCTGCTGCTGGCGCGCGAAATGGGTTATACAGGCGTCGCTTTAAAAGCCTGCAAAGGACAATCACAGTCGTTACTGATGGCTGCAGCAGCGAAAAAATACAATATGTTTCTGTGCGTGCAGGACTTAACCTGCCCTGGAGCATCATTAATTCATTCTGCAAGCATCGCCGCCCACATTCCGGCAGTTTCCGCAATTGAAGCGAATTCACGTCAGTTTGTGCCAGCAGCCAACAAGCCATGGCTGGAGAAATTCCCTGGGATATTTCACATTACCAGCGGCACAATGGATACCAGCGTGTTGGATGGTATAGGCCTTGGTGCGGTGCCACCAAGCCAGGTAGGTTGA
- a CDS encoding DUF362 domain-containing protein translates to MDKNLPLDTIRKAELPTGGWGYIPGQQIHFEPTCFATLVLAAVGNEQERVHRAIAALDANSDGKGTYLLQRGRPAATWPTSLVLLTKAALHSSMEQLLPIINRLLFIRGQVIPADPEVASMMDIDPQKVGWPWALGTFSWAEPTAWAVFALRKAGYGQDLRVLEGIRLLLDRAFPDGGINYGNRQILGKMTEPIPGPTAMMLLALQGYQHPMVESALKYLIEATKGATDLEHLGWAKIALDCYREFDFIPQALNRIDEQLRQSYTQQTADGRPVSIPRHAITWLGLNCDRQNVFELTSLERQAYPLDNVTLPPAEKQPPPKMGLGQRIKSKFRGFMLNGLAALKQLPACSDVSIQRANDYSEDLTAKLVAQFGHFRQHLPLQGKRVVLKPNLVEFRKAQVINTHPNFVRAVIQMCKQEGAAEIIVAEGPGHWRNVEFLVEESGLGAVLREEKVRFVDLNHDEPVKVVNLGRTTGLEYLFLTKTIHTADVFISLPKLKTHHWAGATLSLKNLFGTLPGICYGWPKNELHWRGIANSIIDIALTQTPHMAIVDGIVGMEGDGPLAGEAKALGAMIMGLDLVAVDATCCRLMGLPPERLPSLALGAFKKLGRIKAEEIPIIGESIDSMKQNFAWPPKIEEHLLPGIS, encoded by the coding sequence ATGGATAAGAACTTACCGTTGGATACGATTCGAAAAGCGGAATTGCCCACAGGTGGCTGGGGCTATATTCCCGGACAACAGATTCATTTCGAACCAACCTGTTTTGCCACATTAGTTCTGGCAGCAGTTGGCAATGAGCAGGAAAGAGTTCATCGGGCAATTGCCGCACTGGATGCGAACAGCGATGGGAAAGGCACTTACCTTCTACAACGTGGCCGACCCGCAGCTACTTGGCCTACGTCGCTGGTGCTGCTGACGAAAGCAGCATTACATTCGTCGATGGAACAGTTACTTCCAATCATCAATCGATTGTTGTTTATCCGTGGGCAAGTCATTCCAGCGGACCCGGAAGTGGCCAGCATGATGGATATTGACCCACAGAAAGTGGGCTGGCCCTGGGCGTTAGGTACTTTTTCCTGGGCAGAACCTACCGCCTGGGCAGTGTTTGCGTTAAGAAAAGCGGGCTACGGTCAGGATCTCCGTGTTCTAGAAGGGATACGATTGTTGCTGGATCGAGCATTTCCGGATGGAGGTATCAATTACGGAAATCGCCAGATTCTGGGCAAAATGACCGAACCAATCCCCGGTCCCACTGCAATGATGCTCCTGGCTTTGCAAGGCTATCAGCACCCAATGGTGGAATCGGCCTTGAAATACCTGATAGAAGCCACCAAGGGTGCGACTGACCTGGAGCACCTTGGCTGGGCCAAAATCGCATTGGATTGTTACCGGGAATTTGATTTCATTCCACAGGCACTGAATCGAATTGATGAGCAACTACGTCAGTCCTATACGCAACAAACTGCAGATGGCCGACCTGTCAGTATCCCCAGACATGCCATTACCTGGCTGGGGCTGAATTGTGATCGGCAGAATGTATTTGAACTGACGTCGCTTGAACGGCAGGCTTATCCACTGGATAATGTCACACTGCCACCCGCAGAAAAACAGCCCCCACCGAAAATGGGTCTTGGACAACGGATCAAATCAAAGTTCCGCGGCTTTATGTTGAATGGATTAGCAGCACTGAAACAGTTGCCTGCTTGCAGTGATGTTTCGATTCAACGTGCCAACGATTACAGCGAAGATCTTACGGCAAAGCTGGTGGCACAGTTTGGCCATTTTCGCCAGCACCTTCCCTTGCAGGGGAAGCGAGTTGTACTGAAGCCAAACCTGGTAGAGTTTCGCAAAGCACAGGTGATTAACACCCACCCGAACTTTGTGCGGGCAGTCATCCAGATGTGCAAGCAGGAAGGTGCAGCAGAAATTATCGTGGCTGAAGGGCCGGGGCACTGGCGAAATGTGGAATTTCTGGTGGAAGAAAGTGGACTGGGTGCGGTACTGCGGGAAGAAAAAGTTCGATTTGTAGACCTGAACCACGATGAACCTGTCAAGGTGGTCAACCTGGGACGTACTACTGGCCTGGAATATTTGTTTCTTACCAAAACGATACACACCGCAGATGTATTTATCTCTCTTCCCAAGTTAAAAACGCACCATTGGGCAGGTGCAACACTGTCATTGAAGAACCTGTTTGGTACATTACCGGGCATTTGTTATGGCTGGCCGAAAAACGAACTTCATTGGCGTGGGATTGCCAACAGCATTATTGACATTGCCCTGACACAGACACCCCACATGGCCATTGTTGATGGTATTGTGGGTATGGAAGGTGATGGCCCGCTGGCAGGTGAAGCAAAGGCACTTGGTGCAATGATTATGGGTCTGGACCTGGTTGCAGTTGATGCGACCTGCTGCCGGTTGATGGGGTTACCACCGGAAAGATTGCCTTCACTGGCACTCGGAGCATTCAAAAAGCTTGGCAGAATCAAAGCCGAAGAAATTCCAATTATTGGCGAATCAATTGATTCGATGAAGCAGAACTTTGCCTGGCCACCAAAGATAGAAGAACATCTCTTGCCTGGCATTTCCTGA
- a CDS encoding SRPBCC family protein: MLQVEELPTTVIPKWARRTLQFAGVYNLVWGAFTVLFPHFFFDVAGAERMRYPQIWQCVGMIVGVYGIGYLIAAGNPFRHWPIVLVGLLGKIFGPIGFAFSIFQGGFPVEFGLNIITNDLIWWIPFSLIIWKAAWATPPDPASIRKFVWESPMPGTREQLFELHQPEMLANLIPPWEKVKVVSAPASLLPGSTAILEQKIGPFRLRWVAEHISYDPPHEFVDQQVTGPFAYWHHRHRMIELSRSESILRDEVTYALPLGQLSDFLFGWLVRRKMAAMFRYRHEQTRLSLLRNSEQAENKES, encoded by the coding sequence ATGTTGCAAGTTGAAGAGTTGCCCACCACAGTGATACCGAAATGGGCCAGACGAACTCTGCAATTTGCAGGTGTTTACAATCTGGTTTGGGGGGCTTTTACGGTCCTTTTTCCACATTTCTTCTTTGATGTTGCGGGTGCTGAAAGGATGCGTTACCCACAAATCTGGCAGTGCGTGGGCATGATCGTCGGTGTGTATGGGATCGGCTATCTGATTGCTGCAGGCAATCCTTTTCGGCACTGGCCAATCGTGTTGGTGGGATTGCTTGGGAAGATATTCGGCCCGATTGGCTTTGCCTTTTCAATATTTCAGGGTGGTTTTCCTGTCGAATTCGGACTAAACATCATCACCAACGATCTCATCTGGTGGATTCCCTTTAGTCTGATTATTTGGAAAGCAGCCTGGGCAACCCCTCCCGACCCAGCATCCATTCGAAAGTTTGTCTGGGAAAGTCCCATGCCCGGGACACGTGAACAGTTATTTGAACTGCATCAGCCAGAAATGCTGGCCAACTTGATCCCACCCTGGGAAAAAGTGAAGGTGGTTTCCGCACCCGCATCGCTCTTGCCGGGTTCTACAGCAATCCTGGAGCAAAAGATAGGTCCCTTCCGCCTGCGCTGGGTTGCAGAACATATCAGTTATGATCCACCGCACGAATTTGTGGATCAGCAGGTAACAGGTCCGTTTGCTTACTGGCATCATCGTCACCGAATGATTGAGTTGAGCAGATCCGAAAGCATTCTGAGAGATGAAGTAACTTATGCGTTGCCACTGGGCCAATTGAGTGATTTTCTTTTTGGCTGGCTCGTGCGAAGAAAAATGGCTGCGATGTTTCGTTATCGCCATGAACAAACCCGACTTTCGTTGTTGCGAAACAGTGAACAAGCTGAAAACAAGGAATCTTAA
- a CDS encoding FKBP-type peptidyl-prolyl cis-trans isomerase — protein sequence MRMILQGALIVCSLSALGIVGYNLSAGDKVASLPTAKQEIPEAKENWFKPTSIEMPFEEKKEEGAVTELKIEDLKVGEGKEAETGKTVVVHYTGTLTNGKKFDSSLDRKSPFSFPLGAGRVIKGWDQGVKGMKVGGKRKLTIPPDLAYGKNGVPGAIPPNATLIFEVELLEVK from the coding sequence ATGCGTATGATTTTACAAGGTGCACTAATAGTGTGCAGCCTGAGTGCTTTGGGAATTGTTGGGTACAATTTGAGTGCGGGTGACAAAGTTGCCTCGTTGCCCACTGCCAAACAAGAAATCCCAGAGGCCAAGGAAAACTGGTTCAAACCAACGAGTATTGAAATGCCATTTGAAGAGAAAAAAGAAGAAGGCGCGGTTACCGAACTGAAAATTGAAGACCTGAAAGTGGGCGAAGGGAAAGAAGCTGAAACTGGCAAGACTGTTGTAGTCCACTACACGGGCACCTTGACCAATGGCAAGAAATTTGACAGCAGCCTCGACCGCAAATCGCCTTTCAGTTTCCCACTTGGTGCTGGCCGAGTGATCAAGGGCTGGGATCAGGGCGTGAAAGGAATGAAAGTGGGTGGCAAGCGAAAATTGACCATCCCACCGGATCTGGCTTACGGCAAAAACGGTGTTCCTGGTGCCATTCCACCAAACGCCACCTTGATTTTCGAAGTTGAATTACTCGAAGTTAAGTAA
- a CDS encoding glycoside hydrolase family 88 protein: MTSSEQKRVELLGTFQHAIQFACQQANRILEQYPGYTPMYTVGGRWNLEGERWTHWCEGFFPGILWLLYKQTQDERWRKPAEDLSAALLPRRFDRKVHDLGFLFFSTYARWQRLDPTHDKRQVLIDAGRTMALRREKGGYLQSFVAPQSLFIDIMMNIGIVMWAARETNDSVLHEIALEHCRTTARTIVRPDGSTAHEGIFDLDSGLFLEETTHQGYGAKSAWTRGLAWSLYGFTAAHRLTGQAEFLIVAQKCADYYLKRAASTAMVPWWDFDIPEDGPRIWDSSAGAIAASGLLDLAEAITNPQDQERYREAAYVALETLCEPEFLAYQDPAWEGILKHGVYHYHKGLGVDESVAWGEHFFVEALVKAIAGKSDAAW; this comes from the coding sequence AACGAGTGGAATTACTGGGAACTTTTCAGCATGCAATCCAGTTTGCCTGCCAGCAGGCAAATCGAATCCTGGAACAGTATCCCGGTTATACCCCCATGTATACTGTGGGTGGGCGTTGGAATCTGGAGGGGGAACGCTGGACCCATTGGTGCGAAGGATTTTTTCCAGGCATCCTCTGGCTGCTTTACAAGCAAACCCAGGATGAACGCTGGCGAAAGCCTGCCGAAGACCTGTCTGCTGCCTTGCTCCCCAGACGTTTCGACAGAAAGGTGCATGATTTAGGATTTCTGTTTTTTTCAACATATGCTCGTTGGCAACGCCTTGACCCCACACACGACAAACGGCAAGTGCTGATCGATGCGGGTAGAACGATGGCACTTCGTCGTGAAAAAGGCGGGTATTTGCAATCGTTTGTCGCACCACAATCGCTTTTTATCGACATCATGATGAACATCGGCATTGTGATGTGGGCTGCACGTGAGACAAATGATTCCGTATTGCATGAGATCGCGTTAGAACATTGTCGCACCACAGCACGAACTATCGTTCGTCCTGATGGCAGTACCGCCCACGAGGGGATTTTTGATCTGGATTCTGGACTTTTTCTGGAAGAAACCACCCACCAGGGGTATGGTGCGAAATCAGCCTGGACCCGTGGGCTGGCATGGTCGCTTTACGGTTTCACCGCAGCACATCGGCTGACAGGTCAGGCAGAGTTTTTGATTGTTGCACAGAAATGTGCTGATTACTACCTGAAGCGTGCCGCATCAACCGCCATGGTTCCGTGGTGGGACTTTGACATTCCCGAGGATGGCCCACGAATCTGGGATAGTTCCGCAGGTGCGATTGCCGCAAGTGGTCTGCTGGATCTTGCAGAGGCAATTACCAACCCACAAGATCAGGAGCGATACCGTGAAGCTGCCTACGTAGCATTAGAAACTTTATGTGAACCTGAATTCCTGGCTTATCAGGACCCTGCGTGGGAAGGAATTTTAAAGCACGGTGTCTACCACTACCACAAAGGCCTGGGTGTGGATGAATCGGTTGCCTGGGGCGAACACTTTTTTGTCGAAGCACTGGTGAAAGCAATCGCTGGTAAATCTGATGCGGCCTGGTGA
- a CDS encoding PPC domain-containing protein, translating into MELQETNSLYSISGRSVHRSINQWRWCGRLITLTLLLVILVQFTPTVRPQMKGKETAKKEIVTTSVNGIFPASVKSGSVVKAEIGGSRLDGATGFWCEHPGITAKILPEAASTTTVKAEINVAANVPSGLYEWRLFAERGASAPRFLAVGNVEEALEVEPNDALDKANPIPLEGGVNGNVNDSKDVDTYQFTAKKGDRQFVMLQSRIFGVADVMAVAVIDKDGKPLSLGTTYYRGDPYADFTAAADGTYYAQVWTLGAGEKAGRNYRITVTKKAIIDYVYPAGGQRGKQTDLEVGLKNPAAANTADTAISVVRQPWQVPAQSEKIVAFRLDQPATVGNATLFASDLPNINENEPNDTAAEAMPITVPTVLHGRFPSRGDVDYFRFQAEKDKKLIIESNCRALGSKGDLVLAVQDKAGKILAQNPDNLADRTDPVVEFVPPESGEYILKVSDLIPRRCNSPKFQYRLVIRPPMPDFSLTVESPTLFSKPGEGGILVSIQRQDSFESPVAISITGLPNDITVTPGMINPGENSVFVSLKIPESRNNQHFPIQVRGKATVGMKEVVRTASVRVRLIEDDPTDAGFVTENLALSVTTRDLGPPPPPLGVGTIAASSDGWRYIDAAEVKGTDWMKLDFKDNNWKAAKAPLGYGEDAIAAKKGTNITITGKPFFIRRTFELDDKILKPGVKFELKVASDNSAVVWINGKKVDEDNEDHEPEYWNRTVNVPENVFVKGKNIIAVQINNTDGSSDAFFDAQLDALVPAIPKK; encoded by the coding sequence ATGGAACTACAAGAAACAAACAGCCTTTATTCGATCTCAGGCAGGTCAGTTCACCGATCCATCAACCAATGGCGTTGGTGCGGTCGATTGATTACACTCACTCTGCTACTGGTGATCCTGGTTCAGTTTACCCCCACTGTACGCCCACAGATGAAAGGGAAAGAGACCGCCAAGAAAGAAATTGTGACCACTTCCGTGAACGGGATTTTTCCTGCCAGCGTAAAATCCGGTTCGGTGGTGAAAGCGGAAATTGGTGGTTCTCGATTGGATGGTGCCACCGGCTTCTGGTGCGAACATCCTGGAATTACGGCCAAAATACTGCCAGAAGCTGCATCTACCACCACGGTAAAAGCGGAAATCAATGTTGCCGCTAATGTTCCCAGTGGGTTGTATGAATGGCGATTGTTTGCCGAGCGTGGTGCCAGTGCCCCACGTTTTTTGGCTGTGGGGAACGTGGAAGAAGCACTGGAGGTAGAACCGAACGATGCTCTTGACAAAGCAAACCCCATCCCACTGGAAGGTGGTGTCAACGGAAATGTGAATGATTCCAAGGATGTGGATACATATCAATTTACCGCAAAGAAAGGGGATCGACAGTTTGTGATGCTGCAATCCCGAATTTTCGGCGTAGCAGATGTGATGGCAGTCGCAGTGATTGATAAAGATGGTAAGCCGTTGTCACTTGGCACAACCTATTACCGTGGCGATCCTTACGCCGATTTCACCGCAGCTGCAGATGGCACGTACTACGCCCAGGTATGGACACTAGGTGCGGGTGAAAAAGCTGGCAGAAATTACCGAATTACAGTAACTAAAAAAGCCATTATTGATTATGTTTATCCCGCAGGTGGCCAGCGTGGCAAACAAACAGACCTGGAAGTAGGATTAAAAAATCCCGCAGCAGCGAACACTGCCGACACCGCTATCTCAGTGGTTCGCCAACCCTGGCAGGTACCTGCTCAATCAGAAAAGATCGTCGCATTTCGTCTGGATCAACCCGCAACCGTGGGAAATGCAACGTTATTCGCCAGTGACCTGCCGAACATCAACGAAAATGAACCAAATGATACCGCCGCTGAAGCAATGCCGATTACCGTTCCCACAGTATTGCATGGAAGATTTCCAAGCCGAGGCGATGTCGATTACTTCCGCTTTCAGGCAGAAAAAGATAAGAAGTTGATCATCGAAAGCAACTGTCGTGCATTGGGAAGTAAAGGGGATCTTGTTCTGGCTGTGCAGGACAAAGCAGGCAAGATTCTGGCACAAAATCCAGACAATCTGGCAGATCGCACCGACCCAGTGGTGGAATTTGTCCCACCGGAAAGTGGGGAATATATTCTGAAAGTAAGTGATTTAATACCACGTCGATGCAATTCGCCAAAGTTTCAATACCGATTGGTCATTCGTCCCCCAATGCCCGATTTCAGCCTGACTGTGGAAAGCCCCACACTCTTTTCCAAGCCTGGAGAAGGTGGGATCCTTGTCAGCATTCAACGTCAGGACAGTTTCGAAAGTCCCGTTGCAATATCGATTACAGGATTGCCCAACGACATCACTGTAACTCCAGGTATGATCAATCCCGGCGAAAACAGTGTTTTCGTTTCACTCAAAATCCCTGAAAGTCGAAATAACCAGCACTTTCCCATTCAGGTGCGAGGTAAGGCCACTGTGGGCATGAAAGAAGTGGTGCGTACTGCTTCTGTTCGAGTTCGACTGATTGAAGATGACCCCACTGATGCTGGATTTGTTACTGAAAACCTGGCACTTTCAGTAACTACGCGCGACCTTGGCCCACCACCACCTCCTTTAGGTGTGGGAACCATTGCTGCCAGCTCTGATGGTTGGCGATATATCGACGCAGCTGAGGTAAAAGGAACCGATTGGATGAAACTTGATTTTAAGGACAATAACTGGAAGGCTGCCAAAGCACCCCTGGGCTATGGAGAAGATGCGATTGCTGCAAAGAAAGGCACCAACATAACCATTACGGGCAAGCCATTCTTTATCCGAAGAACATTTGAGCTGGATGATAAAATCTTAAAACCGGGAGTTAAATTTGAACTGAAGGTTGCTTCTGATAATTCGGCAGTGGTATGGATCAATGGCAAGAAAGTCGATGAAGACAACGAAGATCACGAACCGGAATACTGGAACCGCACGGTCAATGTGCCTGAAAATGTGTTTGTAAAAGGAAAAAACATTATCGCCGTGCAGATTAACAATACCGATGGTTCAAGCGACGCATTTTTTGATGCACAGTTAGATGCATTGGTACCTGCGATTCCAAAGAAATAA
- a CDS encoding pitrilysin family protein — translation MKSFRSYFVLPILLATAAVAAAQDQPKKYTTVEGITEYRMSNGLRVLLVPDASRPLVTVNLTIFCGSRHEGYGETGMAHLLEHMVFKGTPTFPDVPKALRDHGAKFNGTTWVDRTNYYETMPSSDENLEFGIRLEADRMINSYIKREDLLSEMTVVRNEFERGENDPNNILSQRMMATAYEWHNYGKSTIGNRSDIERVPVDNLREFYKRFYQPDNAMLVIAGKYDEAKALGYVQKYFGAIKKPTRKLNNTYTEEPAQDGERLVTLRRVGTTGALGVIYHIPAGSHEEFPAVAIMEDCLTNAPSGRLYKALVETKKVSSLSGTAFPWHDPGVIEINAKVDKAEDIAPAKEVMLTTLENLIEKPITEEEVTRSKQRFANFNERLLASSDDFAIQLSEWASAGDWRLFFVYRDRIEKVTAAQVNEAAKKYLVRTNRTVGEYLPAKKAERAAIPTATEVAKIVEGYQGRKAVASGEVFDPTPENIEQRTVRGNLGGIKTVYLTKKTRGEVAEITLNLRFGNAQSLNGKNMAADMLGNMMSRGTRKRTRQEFNDELNKLSASARFSSQLGVLSVRVKAKRENIPAVLKLVGEALREPAFKKEEFDLLKLSSLESTKSQLTDPGRLAFTQLMKELMPYPKDDVRYIPTLAETVERIEATTLDQVVDLYEKQLSGMYGELAAVGDFDAKELEASLKPYLENWKTEVTFARIPREAKTVEKGKLITIETPDKENAFYFAGIGFAKKDSDEDYPAMVVGNYLFGAAPLASRLSNRVRGEEGLSYGIQSMYVADTIDERAFFQIFAITNPKNISKVNQAISEEINKVRKDGLSLEELNAGKKAYIDQMKVERSDDSSLSSKLASYLYTGRTFEHDAKLTNKINQLEIDQVNKALNEVVDPKKLIIINSGDFQKK, via the coding sequence ATGAAGAGTTTTCGGTCTTATTTTGTATTACCGATTCTACTTGCCACTGCTGCAGTGGCAGCGGCCCAGGATCAGCCGAAGAAGTACACCACTGTCGAAGGGATTACTGAATATCGTATGAGCAATGGCTTGCGGGTACTGTTGGTGCCAGATGCATCCCGCCCGCTCGTAACGGTAAACTTAACCATCTTCTGTGGTAGCCGGCATGAAGGTTATGGCGAAACCGGTATGGCCCACTTGTTAGAGCATATGGTTTTCAAAGGAACCCCCACGTTTCCCGATGTGCCCAAAGCACTTCGGGATCATGGTGCCAAGTTTAATGGCACCACCTGGGTTGATCGCACCAACTATTACGAAACGATGCCTTCCAGCGATGAAAACCTGGAGTTCGGTATTCGTCTGGAAGCAGATCGCATGATCAACAGTTACATCAAGCGGGAAGATCTGCTATCTGAAATGACGGTAGTTCGAAACGAGTTTGAACGTGGCGAAAACGATCCCAACAACATTCTCAGCCAGCGAATGATGGCCACCGCCTATGAGTGGCACAATTATGGTAAATCAACAATTGGCAACCGCTCGGACATCGAGCGGGTTCCAGTCGATAATCTGCGTGAGTTTTACAAGCGATTTTATCAACCAGACAACGCCATGCTGGTAATTGCCGGTAAGTACGATGAAGCGAAAGCACTGGGCTATGTTCAAAAGTATTTCGGTGCGATCAAAAAGCCCACACGCAAATTGAACAATACTTACACAGAAGAGCCAGCACAGGATGGCGAGCGCCTGGTTACCCTACGTCGCGTAGGTACTACAGGTGCTCTTGGCGTGATTTATCACATTCCTGCGGGATCACATGAAGAATTCCCAGCAGTAGCAATTATGGAAGATTGTCTTACGAATGCACCTTCGGGCCGTTTGTACAAGGCATTGGTTGAAACCAAAAAAGTAAGTTCTTTGTCTGGAACGGCCTTCCCATGGCACGATCCCGGTGTGATAGAAATTAATGCCAAAGTTGACAAAGCGGAAGATATTGCACCTGCAAAAGAGGTGATGCTGACCACTTTGGAAAATCTGATCGAGAAGCCAATTACCGAAGAAGAAGTCACTCGTTCCAAGCAACGCTTTGCGAATTTTAATGAACGGCTCCTTGCATCCAGCGACGACTTTGCAATTCAACTCAGCGAGTGGGCATCTGCAGGTGATTGGCGCCTGTTTTTTGTCTATCGAGATCGCATTGAAAAAGTGACTGCTGCCCAGGTGAATGAAGCTGCCAAAAAATATCTGGTTCGTACCAACCGCACTGTGGGGGAATATTTACCTGCGAAAAAAGCTGAGCGAGCCGCAATCCCCACAGCAACCGAAGTAGCCAAAATTGTTGAAGGCTATCAGGGTCGAAAGGCTGTTGCATCGGGCGAAGTATTTGACCCAACACCGGAGAATATTGAACAACGCACCGTTCGAGGAAACTTAGGCGGGATCAAAACTGTTTACCTCACCAAAAAAACTCGTGGGGAAGTTGCAGAAATCACCCTGAATCTGCGATTTGGCAATGCCCAATCACTCAACGGTAAAAACATGGCTGCGGATATGCTGGGCAACATGATGTCACGTGGCACCAGGAAGCGTACTCGGCAGGAATTCAATGATGAACTGAATAAACTCAGTGCCAGCGCACGGTTTTCCAGCCAGCTTGGTGTGTTATCGGTGCGTGTCAAAGCCAAGCGGGAAAACATCCCCGCTGTGTTAAAATTGGTTGGCGAAGCACTCCGTGAGCCAGCATTCAAGAAAGAAGAGTTCGATCTCTTAAAGCTAAGTTCTTTGGAATCTACTAAATCTCAATTAACAGATCCAGGTCGCCTGGCATTCACTCAATTGATGAAGGAATTGATGCCCTATCCCAAAGACGATGTGCGTTACATCCCCACCTTGGCGGAAACCGTAGAAAGGATTGAAGCCACCACACTGGATCAGGTGGTAGATCTTTATGAGAAGCAACTCAGTGGCATGTATGGCGAACTGGCAGCCGTTGGTGATTTCGATGCGAAAGAACTAGAAGCAAGTTTGAAACCGTATCTGGAAAACTGGAAGACGGAAGTGACCTTTGCACGCATTCCACGCGAGGCGAAAACGGTAGAGAAAGGGAAGTTAATTACCATCGAAACCCCCGATAAAGAAAATGCCTTTTACTTCGCAGGGATTGGCTTTGCGAAGAAGGATTCGGATGAAGATTACCCCGCCATGGTGGTTGGTAACTATCTGTTTGGAGCCGCACCATTGGCATCTCGATTGAGCAACCGAGTGCGTGGGGAAGAGGGTTTGTCATACGGTATTCAATCAATGTACGTTGCCGATACGATTGACGAGCGGGCATTTTTCCAGATCTTTGCCATTACCAATCCCAAGAATATTTCAAAAGTGAATCAGGCAATATCTGAAGAAATTAACAAGGTGCGCAAGGATGGATTAAGTCTGGAAGAATTGAATGCGGGTAAAAAAGCCTACATTGATCAGATGAAAGTAGAGCGTTCCGATGACAGTTCTCTTTCCAGTAAATTGGCATCTTATTTGTATACAGGGCGTACTTTTGAGCACGATGCCAAGTTAACAAACAAGATCAACCAACTGGAGATCGACCAGGTGAACAAAGCGTTGAATGAAGTTGTTGATCCGAAGAAACTAATCATCATCAATTCTGGTGACTTCCAGAAGAAGTAA